The following are encoded together in the Echeneis naucrates chromosome 9, fEcheNa1.1, whole genome shotgun sequence genome:
- the ppp1r3c2b gene encoding protein phosphatase 1 regulatory subunit 3C-B-like yields MQQHNPSMDISSTTILPVLGLGSMAQSAGLVELAVRLCLNQRKQLCPHVWVPILKPQRPCLRPQVSDQPRNDLLSLLDLLDDEVLAPVKNRRVVFADSRGLSLIDVREFSDEEEQSDLDLLPSLQGLGSMTEDGYSCTVSTCCPGTRLKLGFMQPSADFQAFRAKLAKSMVILETCSVSEQSLRGTVRVRNVSFQKDVHVRITFDSWQSYKEVPCTYLQKRFGGPQTDIFEFHIAIPKVLDAKRKIEFCLSYLPGGQSKAFWDNNNGKNYSISVCVSSHLCCGRNLNERA; encoded by the exons ATGCAGCAGCACAATCCCAGCATGGACATCTCCAGCACAAC CATCCTACCAGTGCTGGGCCTCGGGTCAATGGCCCAGTCAGCTGGACTTGTGGAGCTTGCTGTCAGGCTGTGCTTGAACCAACGGAAACAACTGTGTCCTCACGTTTGGGTTCCCATCTTGAAACCCCAGCGCCCGTGCCTGCGCCCTCAGGTTTCAGATCAGCCACGCAATGACCTCCTGAGTTTGCTGGATCTCTTAGATGATGAGGTTTTGGCACCAGTCAAGAACAGACGTGTGGTTTTCGCCGACTCAAGAGGGTTGTCACTAATAGATGTGCGAGAGTTTTCTGATGAAGAGGAGCAGTCTGACCTCGACCTGCTGCCGTCGCTGCAGGGTTTGGGAAGCATGACGGAGGATGGCTACAGCTGCACCGTCAGCACCTGCTGCCCAGGAACCCGGCTTAAACTGGGCTTCATGCAGCCTTCCGCAGATTTCCAGGCCTTCCGCGCCAAACTGGCCAAGAGCATGGTCATTCTGGAGACCTGCAGCGTTAGTGAGCAGTCCCTCCGAGGTACTGTCCGGGTAAGGAATGTCAGTTTCCAGAAGGATGTGCATGTGCGCATCACTTTTGACTCCTGGCAGAGCTACAAGGAGGTCCCCTGTACATACCTGCAGAAACGCTTCGGAGGACCACAGACAGACATCTTTGAGTTCCACATTGCCATTCCTAAAGTTCTAGATGCCAAAAGGAAGATAGAATTCTGTTTGAGTTATTTACCTGGAGGGCAGAGCAAAGCTTTCTGGGACAATAATAATGGAAAGAATTACagcattagtgtgtgtgtgagctcacaTCTCTGTTGTGGGAGGAATCTAAATGAAAGGGCATGA
- the phyhip gene encoding phytanoyl-CoA hydroxylase-interacting protein, which translates to MTEMDAPLSTPCNIQICEVTCDSFRIMWDMTPEDTARATHFFIDLSRKESRDPNRFKHRDVPTKLVAKAVPLPMAVRGHWFLSPRTEYCVAVQTAVRQPDGDYLVSEWSQVVEFCTGDYAMEHLQQLLDKAKGSAGRLLKFSVFYRNQHPSYFDNVRKECGGVMRPALKDSSGSHGSPINGKLHGVFFSCNTEFDTGLPPKDSPYGPLRFQIPAGHLLNPKISLYFADFYCMYTAYHYVVLVLAPVGSEGDTFCRTRLPMLDLASNPFLTYTAPQRPGEEPLYCHASEVILEVLFTDPVPLDQGGVELISGHHQLMSLTTANAKKDPSCKVCNISVGR; encoded by the exons ATGACAGAAATGGATGCTCCACTCTCCACCCCGTGCAATATTCAGATTTGCGAGGTGACCTGCGACTCCTTCCGCATCATGTGGGATATGACCCCTGAGGACACCGCCAGAGCCACACACTTCTTCATCGATCTGAGCCGTAAAGAGAGCAGGGACCCCAACCGCTTTAAACACAGG GATGTGCCAACAAAGCTGGTGGCCAAGGCCGTGCCCCTGCCCATGGCGGTGAGGGGACACTGGTTCCTCAGCCCGCGCACAGAGTACTGTGTCGCTGTGCAAACCGCTGTCCGACAGCCCGATGGTGACTACCTGGTGTCGGAGTGGAGCCAGGTGGTGGAGTTCTGCACTGGAG ACTATGCGATGGAgcacctgcagcagcttcttGACAAGGCCAAAGGCTCCGCCGGGAGGCTGCTGAAATTCTCCGTCTTTTACCGCAACCAGCACCCAAGCTATTTTGACAATGTCAG GAAGGAATGTGGAGGTGTGATGCGTCCAGCCCTGAAAGACAGCAGTGGGAGTCATGGTTCTCCTATCAATGGGAAGCTGCATGGAGTTTTCTTTAGCTGCAACACAGAGTTTGACACAGGCCTCCCCCCCAAAGACTCCCCATATGGCCCTTTGCGTTTCCAGATCCCAGCTGGGCACCTCCTGAATCCAAAAATTTCGCTGTACTTCGCAGACTTCTACTGTATGTACACGGCCTACCACTATGTGGTGCTGGTATTAGCCCCTGTTGGCTCTGAGGGAGATACCTTCTGTCGCACTCGTCTCCCTATGCTGGACTTGGCCAGTAATCCCTTCCTGACGTACACCGCCCCCCAGAGGCCGGGGGAAGAGCCTCTGTACTGCCATGCCAGCGAAGTCATCCTCGAAGTGCTTTTTACAGATCCGGTTCCTTTGGATCAGGGCGGCGTAGAGCTGATCAGTGGACACCACCAGCTCATGAGTCTGACAACTGCCAACGCTAAGAAAGACCCCAGCTGCAAAGTGTGCAACATTAGTGTAGGACGCTGA